A region from the Aegilops tauschii subsp. strangulata cultivar AL8/78 chromosome 5, Aet v6.0, whole genome shotgun sequence genome encodes:
- the LOC109760308 gene encoding uncharacterized protein, protein MALRQALGWSDGELMRPESKPCSRLMRHTAGIFSVGGALASWVLCRLHYGPRITVPRSVRWASCGAICTSTASASLVRLLSPECEPQNIAAYDRPEHKPA, encoded by the exons ATGGCGTTGCGGCAGGCGCTGGGATGGTCAGACGGGGAGCTGATGCGGCCGGAGTCCAAGCCCTGCTCCCGCCTGATGCGTCACACCGCGGGCATCTTCTCTGTGGGTGGCGCCCTCGCTTCCTGGGTTCTCTGTCGCCTTCACTATG gTCCGAGGATAACGGTCCCGAGGAGCGTGAGGTGGGCGTCCTGTGGAGCGATCTGCACGAGCACGGCGTCCGCGTCGCTGGTGCGGCTCTTGAGCCCGGAGTGCGAGCCACAGAACATAGCGGCTTACGACAGGCCTGAACATAAGCCTGCATAG
- the LOC109760307 gene encoding uncharacterized protein, producing MDHRVTDDEHQHGHGDSGGDAAEWKKVAELRAVAEAQDPAAKEEDDFVLGRFLRARDYNIGKASMMLLQYLAWKRVAKPHGSISGEEVRDEIAKKRVDMQGFDRLGRPMAYIYGARHFPSRRDLDGFKRYVAYVLDKICTRLPVGQEKFSAVIDLRGWGYANCDIRGYVAALDIMQSYYPERLGRVFLIHVPYMFMAAWKMVYPFIDDKTKKKFVFVADKDLDATLRDAIDESQLPEAYGGKLKL from the exons ATGGATCATCGCGTTACCGATGATGAGCATCAACACGGCCATGGCGACAGTGGCGGCGATGCGGCGGAGTGGAAGAAGGTGGCGGAGCTGAGGGCCGTCGCCGAGGCCCAGGACCCCGCTGCCAAG GAGGAGGACGATTTCGTGCTGGGCCGGTTCCTGCGTGCTCGGGACTACAACATTGGCAAGGCGTCGATGATGCTCCTCCAGTACCTCGCCTGGAAGCGCGTCGCCAAGCCACATGGCTCCATCTCCGGCGAGGAGGTGCGCGACGAGATCGCAAAGAAGAGGGTCGACATGCAGGGCTTCGATCGTCTTGGTCGCCCCATGGCGTATATCTATGGCGCACGCCACTTTCCCTCCCGACGAGACCTCGACGGATTCAAGCGCTATGTAGCCTATGTCCTCGACAAAATCTGCACCAG GTTGCCGGTGGGGCAGGAGAAGTTTTCGGCGGTGATAGACTTGAGAGGGTGGGGATATGCAAACTGCGACATCCGAGGCTATGTGGCAGCACTGGACATCATGCAGAGCTATTACCCAGAGCGGTTGGGGCGTGTGTTCCTTATCCACGTGCCCTACATGTTCATGGCCGCATGGAAGATGGTGTACCCCTTTATCGATGACAAGACAAAGAAGAAGTTTGTGTTTGTTGCTGATAAGGACCTCGATGCCACGCTAAGGGACGCCATTGACGAGTCCCAACTCCCTGAGGCATACGGCGGCAAACTCAAGCTATAG